From the genome of Spinacia oleracea cultivar Varoflay chromosome 2, BTI_SOV_V1, whole genome shotgun sequence, one region includes:
- the LOC110803400 gene encoding ribulose bisphosphate carboxylase/oxygenase activase, chloroplastic, whose protein sequence is MAPAMDQRPRSLKPITIHAFAQSGDLSGFQRLLKERPSLLNERNPVMVQTPLHVAAGYNNVEIVKVLLNWTGLEKVELEAKNMYGETPLHMAAKNGCNEAAKLLLSYGAFVEAKANNGMTPLHLAVWHSLRSDDCSTVNTLLEYNADCSAKDDDGSTPLNHLTPGPGGEKLRQILNQYLEEQRKRRALEKCSQTKAKMDELECELSNIVGLSDLKLQLRKWARGMLLDERRRALGLKVGARRPPHMAFLGNPGTGKTMVARILGKLLHMVGILPTDKVTEVQRTDLVGEFVGHTGPKTRRAIKEAEGGILFVDEAYRLIPMQKSDDKDYGLEALEEIMSVMDNGKIVVIFAGYSEPMKRVIYSNEGFCRRVTKFFHFDDFDSKDLANITHVKMNNQVESSLLFGFRLHSACTLDAIAALIERETTVKQRQEMNGGLIDPMLVNARENLDLRLSFDCMDTDELLTITMEDLEVGLGSLSQ, encoded by the exons ATGGCGCCGGCTATGGATCAACGGCCAAGATCGTTAAAGCCTATCACCATTCATGCCTTTGCTCAGTCTGGTGATCTTTCTGGGTTTCAGAGATTGCTTAAAGAACGCCCTTCTCTTCTCAACGAACGTAATCCCGTT ATGGTGCAGACTCCTCTTCATGTTGCTGCTGGTTACAACAATGTTGAGATTGTTAAAGTTTTGCTGAATTGGACGGGATTAGAGAAGGTTGAGCTGGAAGCCAAGAATATG TATGGGGAGACTCCATTACACATGGCCGCAAAAAATGGCTGCAATGAAGCTGCTAAGCTGCTTCTTTCTTATGGTGCTTTTGTGGAGGCCAAGGCCAAT AATGGAATGACACCCTTACATTTGGCTGTTTGGCATTCACTTAGATCAGATGACTGCTCAACAGTCAATACCTTGCTTGAGTATAACGCTGATTGCAGTGCTAAGGACGAT GATGGATCGACTCCTCTGAACCATTTAACACCAGGCCCCGGAGGTGAGAAATTGCGGCAGATACTAAATCAGTATCTTGAGGAGCAGAGGAAGCGTAGAGCTCTTGAAAAATGTAGTCAGACGAAAGCTAAGATGGATGAACTTGAGTGTGAATTGTCAAATATCGTGGGTTTAAGTGACCTGAAATTGCAGTTGAGGAAGTGGGCGAGGGGAATGCTTCTTGATGAAAGGCGTAGGGCTCTTGGATTAAAAGTGGGTGCTCGAAGACCACCGCACATGGCATTCCTTGGCAATCCAGGAACAG GCAAAACTATGGTGGCCAGAATTCTTGGAAAATTACTACATATGGTAGGAATTTTACCAACTGATAAAGTGACAGAAGTGCAGAGAACAGATTTGGTGGGTGAATTCGTTGGTCACACTGGGCCGAAGACTAGGAGAGCG ATCAAAGAAGCTGAAGGGGGGATTCTTTTTGTGGATGAAGCCTACCGTCTTATACCGATGCAGAAATCAGATGATAAGGATTACGGGTTGGAGGCTTTAGAGGAGATTATGTCAGTAATGGACAATGGGAAGATAGTTGTCATATTTGCTGGATACAGTGAACCTATGAAACGGGTAATATATTCCAATGAAGGATTTTGCAGAAGGGTGACTAAGTTTTTccattttgatgattttgattcaaAGGACCTAGCCAACATAACCCATGTAAAGATGAATAACCAAGTAGAAAGTAGCTTATTATTCGGGTTCAGGCTACATTCAGCATGCACCCTGGATGCTATTGCAGCATTGATCGAGCGAGAAACCACTGTAAAGCAACGACAAGAGATGAACGGAGGTTTGATAGACCCGATGTTGGTTAATGCTCGAGAGAATTTGGACCTTAGACTCAGTTTTGATTGTATGGACACGGATGAGTTGTTGACAATCACTATGGAGGATTTAGAGGTAGGGCTTGGATCTCTGTCGCAATGA